From the genome of Terriglobales bacterium, one region includes:
- a CDS encoding HD domain-containing protein produces the protein MPKEFYVRECAQQENKVITASFVVASKQIKAKKTGEPYLWLTLADKSGQLEARMWDNVADALYAFEQNDFIKVKGLINKYNGRFQLTIHKLRKLEESEVEFADYLPKTDKDVEELWARLGAFVATFQNAHLKALVEAFMADAEIAAAYKAAPAAKTLHHAFIGGLLDHVVSLFTSCDLVCRNYPQIDRDLLLTGAFLHDIGKIHELSYQRAFGYTTRGQLLGHMIIELEMLQAKLPEAERRAGQAFPPELKTLVEHLIISHHGQYDFGSPKLPMFPEALMLHYLDDLDSKMEAMRAQFERDAESESEWAGYNGSLQRPLLNTKKFLAGKKEAAAEAPKAAAAASTEGNSST, from the coding sequence ATGCCAAAAGAGTTTTACGTCCGCGAGTGCGCGCAGCAAGAGAACAAGGTCATCACGGCGAGCTTCGTGGTGGCGTCCAAGCAGATCAAGGCGAAGAAGACGGGCGAGCCGTACCTGTGGCTGACGCTGGCCGACAAGAGCGGGCAGCTCGAGGCGCGCATGTGGGACAACGTCGCCGACGCGCTCTACGCCTTCGAGCAGAACGACTTCATCAAGGTCAAGGGCCTGATCAACAAGTACAACGGGCGCTTCCAGCTCACCATCCACAAGCTGCGCAAGCTGGAAGAGAGCGAGGTGGAGTTCGCCGACTACCTGCCCAAGACCGACAAGGACGTCGAGGAGCTGTGGGCGCGGCTGGGCGCGTTCGTGGCGACCTTCCAGAACGCGCACCTCAAGGCGCTGGTGGAAGCCTTCATGGCGGACGCGGAGATCGCGGCGGCCTACAAGGCGGCGCCCGCGGCCAAGACGCTGCACCATGCGTTCATCGGCGGGCTGCTCGACCACGTGGTCTCGCTGTTCACCTCGTGCGACCTGGTCTGCCGGAACTATCCGCAGATCGACCGCGACCTGCTGCTCACCGGCGCCTTCCTGCACGACATCGGGAAGATCCACGAGCTGAGCTACCAGCGCGCCTTCGGCTACACCACGCGCGGGCAGCTGCTCGGGCACATGATCATCGAGCTGGAGATGCTGCAGGCCAAGCTGCCGGAAGCGGAGCGGCGCGCCGGGCAGGCGTTCCCGCCGGAGCTGAAGACGCTGGTCGAGCACCTGATCATCAGCCATCACGGGCAGTACGATTTCGGGTCGCCCAAGCTGCCGATGTTCCCCGAGGCGCTGATGCTGCACTACCTCGACGACCTCGACTCGAAGATGGAAGCGATGCGCGCGCAGTTCGAGCGCGACGCCGAGAGCGAGAGCGAATGGGCCGGCTACAACGGGTCGCTGCAGCGTCCGCTGCTCAACACGAAGAAGTTCCTGGCGGGCAAGAAGGAAGCCGCGGCGGAGGCACCCAAGGCCGCGGCGGCGGCCTCAACTGAAGGAAACTCAAGTACTTAG